One window of Deltaproteobacteria bacterium genomic DNA carries:
- a CDS encoding conjugal transfer protein TraG N-terminal domain-containing protein: MAAATGTLMAAALETSGYKGLSIVLAELGVMIGEMGALIYMTCAISAIISVSLMGNYRAAVWFLVGPGLFWWLIDPQVNSSGAEWQYGKTKSQKEVLDVLGAKDSVNAKVPWLFDAYNQLISDLIQSFIGVVTNGDLAKQIKFMSRQRIMDRLFRAELDNPGLLALIHRGIKGACAKEMNNARMIALGNRESEWFTDMNNGSPEYRAAIGEYVSDIKRYDITLDANTPEYNYLYDLFNAVRIEQSKNNFDLNCNSDRTDSNLDIDFTKDGFTPEEVLHRPVSCRQLWCWTGIGLAKEAGQLQKDAEKKYIAKYADGKEEYKNIYEEIWNEIAVKLLPTTVDTSHGTDVSVIPIVVGGILLRKTLLSDTRSGTYQELANHSGVYTRPYNFSVKMTKDQVNDFTQQSHKHTMAQSQRYEMFIFAQVIPYLQGIFLYALAITFPFFALLVVIPGKAMSFFSWFAIWTWVKSWDLGYAIVYVIDDFWWDLMPHSSVYNPDQDTNHGPISILEMAFQHDPAYHLSHYYMIIGVLISAVPVLAAKLVLGSKQAMAGMLVNGLKSMSQKLSGSVANRVAHDQVMRTDYIREKFLRDYVNQRLHQDANSSVTRAKAEADKSTGWGKALKWAGIGALGVAAGVGIAALTIGSGGLLGMAVAGAAAAYYTHGTGINMLRSANNARAKILSSNAELHYFNATQTPEFYTMNAIRSGLSGRGEFWNQTDAPKDAAAALKATEMHLKRQRWSEAARAAANDVVVGVRKFFGF; the protein is encoded by the coding sequence ATGGCCGCGGCAACGGGAACATTGATGGCGGCAGCACTTGAGACGTCAGGCTATAAGGGCTTATCCATAGTTCTTGCTGAGCTAGGTGTGATGATTGGCGAAATGGGTGCGCTCATATACATGACGTGCGCGATAAGTGCCATCATTAGTGTTTCATTGATGGGAAATTATAGGGCAGCGGTATGGTTTCTAGTTGGGCCTGGGCTTTTTTGGTGGCTTATAGATCCGCAAGTAAATTCAAGCGGAGCTGAGTGGCAATACGGAAAAACTAAGAGTCAAAAAGAGGTGCTGGACGTCCTTGGTGCTAAGGACAGCGTTAATGCTAAAGTTCCTTGGCTGTTTGATGCCTACAATCAACTCATCTCAGATTTAATCCAGTCGTTTATCGGAGTAGTTACAAACGGCGATTTAGCCAAGCAGATAAAGTTCATGAGTAGGCAACGCATCATGGACAGGCTATTTCGGGCAGAGCTCGATAACCCTGGGCTATTAGCGCTAATACATCGAGGCATTAAGGGCGCTTGTGCCAAGGAGATGAACAATGCACGCATGATTGCCTTGGGAAATAGGGAGTCAGAGTGGTTTACTGATATGAACAACGGTTCCCCAGAATATCGTGCCGCTATAGGGGAGTATGTAAGCGATATTAAGCGCTACGACATTACTTTAGATGCCAATACGCCGGAGTACAATTACCTTTATGACTTGTTTAACGCAGTTAGAATAGAACAGAGTAAGAATAATTTCGATCTAAACTGCAATAGCGACCGGACAGATAGCAATCTCGATATCGATTTTACCAAGGATGGGTTTACACCTGAGGAAGTACTGCATCGGCCAGTGAGTTGCAGGCAATTATGGTGCTGGACTGGCATAGGTTTGGCTAAGGAAGCTGGACAGTTACAGAAAGATGCTGAGAAAAAATACATTGCGAAGTACGCCGATGGAAAGGAGGAGTATAAAAATATTTACGAGGAGATCTGGAATGAAATAGCCGTAAAACTCTTGCCCACTACAGTAGATACGTCTCATGGGACGGATGTATCGGTTATCCCTATTGTCGTAGGGGGGATATTGCTACGAAAAACTCTGTTAAGCGATACGCGCTCTGGCACGTATCAGGAGTTAGCAAATCATTCGGGCGTATACACTAGGCCATACAACTTTAGCGTTAAAATGACTAAAGACCAGGTAAACGATTTTACGCAGCAGAGTCATAAGCATACGATGGCACAATCGCAGAGATACGAGATGTTTATTTTTGCGCAAGTGATACCCTATTTGCAGGGTATATTCCTTTATGCGCTTGCAATCACGTTTCCATTTTTTGCCCTGCTAGTAGTTATCCCTGGGAAGGCGATGTCGTTTTTTAGCTGGTTTGCAATTTGGACTTGGGTAAAGAGCTGGGACTTGGGGTATGCCATAGTATACGTGATAGATGATTTTTGGTGGGACTTGATGCCTCATAGTTCTGTGTACAATCCCGATCAAGATACAAATCATGGGCCCATTAGCATTCTCGAAATGGCTTTTCAGCACGACCCGGCCTACCATTTGTCGCATTATTACATGATTATTGGTGTGCTAATAAGTGCAGTTCCTGTGCTTGCTGCAAAACTAGTTCTTGGCTCTAAACAAGCCATGGCTGGAATGCTCGTAAATGGTTTAAAATCCATGAGTCAAAAACTTTCGGGTTCAGTTGCAAACCGCGTGGCACATGACCAGGTGATGAGGACTGATTACATTCGAGAAAAATTCCTACGAGATTATGTAAACCAGCGCTTGCATCAAGATGCAAACAGCAGTGTGACGCGGGCAAAGGCAGAAGCAGATAAATCGACTGGCTGGGGAAAGGCTTTAAAATGGGCAGGAATCGGTGCGCTTGGGGTCGCCGCGGGGGTTGGCATAGCCGCGCTTACTATAGGAAGTGGTGGGCTGTTGGGGATGGCTGTTGCCGGAGCTGCGGCTGCCTATTATACGCACGGCACTGGAATTAATATGTTAAGAAGTGCAAATAATGCTCGAGCAAAGATTCTTAGCAGCAATGCCGAGTTGCATTACTTCAATGCTACCCAAACGCCAGAATTCTACACTATGAATGCCATTCGTTCTGGCCTTAGCGGCAGAGGTGAGTTTTGGAATCAAACTGATGCGCCGAAAGACGCCGCCGCAGCGCTTAAAGCTACAGAGATGCATCTAAAGCGACAAAGGTGGTCAGAGGCGGCCCGCGCTGCTGCAAACGACGTCGTGGTCGGTGTGAGAAAATTTTTTGGATTTTAG